The Lentzea guizhouensis genome contains a region encoding:
- a CDS encoding pseudouridine-5'-phosphate glycosidase: MTTLHIAEEVAVALAENRPVVALESTILSHGLPAPRNLTVADRLERVVREAGAVPATIAVLDGVPHIGLTRAELERVCSEQLLKLSLRDLGAACALGRSGATTVASTTALAHQAGIRVFGTGGLGGVHRGAHETWDVSADLDVVATTPVLVVSSGVKSILDMGATLEVLETRSVPVVGYRTDRFPAFYRRESEFGVPWRVEDAKQAAAVFAAGGRGMLLVNPIPAAFEMDVELHDRLLAEGLRKLVDQNVRGKDVSPVLLEHFHTASGGVSLDANEELVVSNVQVAAEVAVALCGEQHR; encoded by the coding sequence GTGACTACGCTGCACATCGCTGAGGAAGTTGCCGTCGCACTGGCCGAGAACCGGCCGGTCGTCGCGCTCGAGAGCACGATCCTGTCCCACGGCCTGCCCGCCCCGCGCAACCTGACCGTCGCCGACCGCCTGGAGCGGGTCGTGCGGGAGGCGGGAGCGGTCCCGGCCACGATCGCCGTGCTCGACGGTGTGCCGCACATCGGTCTCACCCGCGCCGAGCTGGAGCGCGTCTGCTCGGAGCAGCTGCTCAAGCTGTCCCTGCGCGACCTGGGCGCCGCCTGCGCGCTGGGCCGCAGCGGAGCCACGACGGTGGCCTCCACGACCGCGCTCGCGCACCAGGCCGGGATCCGCGTGTTCGGCACCGGCGGCCTGGGTGGCGTGCACCGCGGGGCGCACGAGACGTGGGACGTGTCGGCCGACCTCGACGTGGTCGCGACGACGCCGGTCCTGGTCGTGTCCTCCGGCGTGAAGTCGATCCTGGACATGGGCGCGACGCTGGAGGTGCTGGAGACGCGTTCGGTGCCCGTCGTCGGCTACCGGACCGACCGCTTCCCGGCGTTCTACCGGCGCGAGTCGGAGTTCGGCGTGCCGTGGCGGGTCGAGGACGCGAAGCAGGCGGCGGCGGTGTTCGCGGCGGGCGGGCGCGGGATGCTGCTGGTCAACCCGATCCCGGCGGCGTTCGAGATGGACGTCGAGCTGCACGACCGGCTGCTCGCCGAGGGCTTGCGGAAGCTCGTCGACCAGAACGTGCGCGGCAAGGACGTCTCGCCGGTGCTGCTGGAGCACTTCCACACCGCGAGCGGGGGTGTGAGCCTCGACGCGAACGAGGAGCTCGTCGTCAGCAACGTCCAGGTCGCGGCCGAGGTCGCCGTCGCGTTGTGCGGGGAGCAGCACCGATGA
- a CDS encoding DUF7059 domain-containing protein, with the protein MHPDLSVDLCARLREAFENAGYTADGVVDALGPQAHAALGRGEPEPARRASKDAGTLGTLIRLFLLGDEEPEQDVRKALDGVDIDDLVRNEVLTSELTAGLDVRPYEDNWWVIADLDSDVRGGSVPEDHVLGVGHASISLARATRKTPIGSLLDLGTGCGVQALHASTHAERITATDLSERALRLAQGTFRMNGLDVETLQGEWFGPVRNRRFDQVVCNPPFVVGPPRVDYVYRDSGLGGDDASALVIRQLPAFLNEGGVGQLLASWVHRKGEDWEERVSGWLPRGGVDAWFVQRDIAEPALYVGTWLKDAGVDPRSPEGRRKAAAWLDWFEENEVQGVGFGYVTLRRTDEMHSQVVCEDLRHAFDDPLGPEAARWLDNVAWLRANPDLLGRAFRVADTVLLEEVSEPSEEGWRKVVARLHRTDGPGWQHEVDEATAKLIAGCTGALPLADLLALLEFAYGEIDSEAALPIVRDLIRHGMLIPA; encoded by the coding sequence GTGCACCCTGATCTTTCCGTTGACCTGTGTGCCCGCTTGCGCGAGGCCTTCGAGAACGCCGGCTACACCGCGGACGGCGTCGTCGACGCGCTCGGCCCGCAGGCCCACGCCGCGCTCGGCCGGGGCGAGCCGGAGCCCGCCCGGCGCGCGAGCAAGGACGCCGGGACGCTCGGCACGCTGATCCGCCTGTTCCTGCTCGGCGACGAGGAGCCGGAGCAGGACGTCCGCAAGGCGCTGGACGGCGTCGACATCGACGACCTCGTCCGCAACGAGGTGCTGACGAGCGAGCTGACCGCCGGCCTGGACGTGCGGCCCTACGAGGACAACTGGTGGGTGATCGCCGACCTCGACTCGGACGTGCGCGGCGGTTCCGTGCCCGAGGACCACGTGCTGGGCGTCGGGCACGCCTCGATCAGCCTCGCCCGCGCGACCAGGAAAACCCCGATCGGCTCGCTGCTCGACCTCGGCACCGGCTGTGGCGTTCAGGCGCTGCACGCGAGCACGCACGCCGAGCGCATCACGGCCACCGATCTGTCCGAGCGCGCGCTACGGCTCGCACAGGGCACGTTCCGCATGAACGGGCTCGACGTGGAGACGCTGCAGGGCGAGTGGTTCGGGCCGGTGCGCAACCGGCGGTTCGACCAGGTCGTGTGCAACCCGCCGTTCGTGGTCGGGCCGCCGCGGGTCGACTACGTGTACCGCGACTCCGGGCTCGGTGGCGACGACGCGTCGGCGCTGGTGATCCGGCAGCTGCCCGCGTTCCTCAACGAGGGCGGCGTGGGGCAGCTGCTCGCCTCCTGGGTGCACCGCAAGGGCGAGGACTGGGAGGAGCGCGTCTCCGGCTGGCTGCCGCGCGGTGGCGTGGACGCGTGGTTCGTGCAGCGCGACATCGCCGAGCCCGCGTTGTACGTCGGGACGTGGCTCAAGGACGCCGGTGTCGACCCGCGCAGTCCCGAGGGGCGGCGCAAGGCGGCCGCGTGGCTCGACTGGTTCGAGGAGAACGAGGTCCAGGGCGTCGGATTCGGGTACGTGACGCTGCGGCGCACCGACGAGATGCACTCCCAGGTGGTGTGCGAGGACCTGCGGCACGCCTTCGACGACCCGCTGGGCCCGGAGGCGGCGCGGTGGCTCGACAACGTGGCGTGGCTGCGCGCGAACCCGGACCTGCTCGGGCGGGCGTTCCGGGTCGCGGACACCGTGCTGCTGGAGGAGGTGTCCGAGCCGAGCGAGGAGGGCTGGCGCAAGGTCGTCGCCCGGCTGCACCGCACCGACGGGCCCGGCTGGCAGCACGAGGTGGACGAGGCGACAGCCAAGCTGATCGCCGGTTGCACGGGTGCGCTGCCGTTGGCCGACCTGCTCGCGTTGCTCGAGTTCGCCTATGGAGAAATCGATTCGGAAGCCGCGTTGCCGATCGTTCGTGATCTCATCCGGCACGGAATGTTGATTCCCGCGTGA
- a CDS encoding 5-dehydro-4-deoxyglucarate dehydratase, which translates to MQLDGVLFFPVTPFDGEGNIAYDVLAEHVKHGVSAGPGAVFAACGTGEFHALGLEEFERAVAVAVEATAGKVPVFAGAGGSVVATKQFVQAAERAGANGILLLPPYLVTNPAAGLVRYVAEVAGATELPIIVYQRNNARFTPDTAVEVASIPNVVGFKDGLGDLDQMQRIVLSVRASVDKPFQFFNGLPTAEMTQLAYRAIGVELYSSAVFCFAPEISIGFYNAVQAGDTALVNRFLYEFYKPLVELRDQVPGYAVALVKAAVRANGLEVGGVRPPLVDPSDEHLAALDKIIAAGKALLA; encoded by the coding sequence ATGCAACTCGATGGTGTGCTGTTCTTCCCGGTGACCCCGTTCGACGGCGAGGGGAACATCGCGTACGACGTGCTCGCGGAGCACGTCAAGCACGGTGTCTCCGCCGGGCCGGGCGCGGTGTTCGCGGCCTGCGGCACCGGCGAGTTCCACGCGTTGGGGCTGGAGGAGTTCGAACGGGCGGTGGCCGTCGCGGTCGAGGCGACCGCGGGCAAGGTGCCGGTGTTCGCCGGTGCCGGTGGCTCGGTCGTCGCGACCAAGCAGTTCGTCCAGGCGGCGGAACGCGCCGGCGCCAACGGCATCCTGCTGCTGCCGCCGTACCTGGTGACGAACCCGGCCGCCGGTCTCGTGCGGTACGTGGCCGAGGTCGCCGGGGCCACGGAGCTGCCGATCATCGTGTACCAGCGCAACAACGCGCGGTTCACGCCGGACACCGCCGTCGAGGTCGCGTCGATCCCGAACGTCGTGGGCTTCAAGGACGGCCTGGGCGACCTGGACCAGATGCAGCGGATCGTGCTCTCCGTCCGGGCGAGCGTCGACAAGCCGTTCCAGTTCTTCAACGGCCTGCCGACCGCGGAGATGACGCAGCTCGCCTACCGGGCCATCGGTGTCGAGCTGTACTCGTCCGCGGTGTTCTGCTTCGCGCCGGAGATCTCGATCGGCTTCTACAACGCCGTGCAGGCCGGCGACACCGCGCTGGTGAACCGCTTCCTGTACGAGTTCTACAAGCCGCTGGTCGAGCTGCGCGACCAGGTCCCCGGCTACGCCGTCGCACTGGTGAAGGCCGCCGTGCGCGCGAACGGCCTGGAGGTCGGCGGGGTGCGCCCGCCGCTGGTCGACCCGTCCGACGAGCACCTGGCCGCGCTCGACAAGATCATCGCCGCCGGCAAGGCCCTGCTGGCCTGA
- a CDS encoding sigma-70 family RNA polymerase sigma factor, with the protein MTVTRIFDREVGDNTAVEADLDAQGPAADLVRVYLNGIGKTALLTAEEEVDLAKRIEAGIFAHHVLDTAKRLTPTRREELGELVRDGRRAKDHLLKANLRLVVSLAKRYTGRGMPLLDLIQEGNLGLIRAVEKFDYTKGFKFSTYATWWIRQAITRGMADQGRTIRLPVHLVEQVNKLARIKRDLHQSLGREATTEELAKESGISVEKVADLLDHARDPVSLDMPVGTEEDAPLGDFIEDSDATDAESAVISGLLQDDLRRVLATLEPREQAVIRLRYGLEDGQPRTLDQIGKRFGLSRERVRQIEREVMSKLRQGERAAKLRAYAS; encoded by the coding sequence ATGACCGTCACGAGGATCTTCGACCGTGAAGTCGGAGACAACACCGCCGTCGAAGCCGACCTCGACGCCCAGGGGCCGGCGGCCGATCTCGTTCGAGTCTACCTGAACGGAATCGGCAAGACCGCGCTGCTGACCGCCGAGGAGGAGGTCGACCTCGCGAAGCGCATCGAGGCGGGCATCTTCGCCCACCACGTCCTGGACACGGCCAAGCGCCTCACGCCGACCCGTCGCGAAGAGCTGGGGGAGCTCGTCCGCGACGGCCGCCGCGCCAAGGACCACCTGCTCAAGGCCAACCTGCGCCTCGTCGTCTCGCTGGCCAAGCGCTACACCGGCCGCGGCATGCCGCTGCTGGACCTGATCCAGGAGGGCAACCTGGGTCTGATCCGCGCCGTCGAGAAGTTCGACTACACCAAGGGCTTCAAGTTCTCCACGTACGCGACGTGGTGGATCCGCCAGGCCATCACCCGCGGCATGGCCGACCAGGGCCGCACCATCCGCCTCCCCGTCCACCTCGTCGAGCAGGTGAACAAGCTCGCGCGGATCAAGCGCGACCTGCACCAGTCGCTCGGCCGCGAGGCGACGACCGAGGAGCTCGCCAAGGAGTCCGGCATCTCGGTGGAGAAGGTCGCCGACCTGCTCGACCACGCCCGTGACCCGGTATCGCTCGACATGCCGGTCGGCACGGAGGAGGACGCGCCCCTCGGTGACTTCATCGAGGACTCGGACGCGACCGACGCCGAGAGCGCCGTCATCTCCGGCCTGCTGCAGGACGACCTGCGCCGCGTGCTCGCCACGCTGGAGCCGCGCGAGCAGGCCGTGATCCGGCTGCGCTACGGCCTCGAGGACGGCCAGCCGCGCACGCTCGACCAGATCGGCAAGCGGTTCGGCCTCTCGCGCGAGCGGGTGCGCCAGATCGAGCGCGAGGTCATGTCGAAGCTGCGCCAGGGCGAGCGTGCCGCGAAGCTGCGTGCGTACGCGTCCTGA
- a CDS encoding helix-turn-helix domain-containing protein, whose protein sequence is MRYDAEYGTQYAATLKAWLAAQGDVRAAARELGVHPNTLRYRMQKMAEVTPLPLDDPDQRLAMAIALSITR, encoded by the coding sequence TTGCGATACGACGCCGAGTACGGGACGCAGTACGCGGCGACGTTGAAGGCGTGGCTGGCAGCTCAAGGCGACGTGCGTGCCGCGGCGCGCGAGCTCGGCGTGCACCCCAACACGTTGCGCTACCGCATGCAGAAGATGGCGGAGGTGACGCCGCTGCCCCTCGACGACCCCGACCAGCGGCTCGCGATGGCGATCGCGTTGTCGATCACCCGCTGA
- a CDS encoding fumarate hydratase, whose amino-acid sequence MYAVPTTFEYTDVLPLAKDTETEYRLVTSDGVKLIEAGDRKFLEIAPETLTLLAKEAIRDIQHLLRPSHLAQLRKIIDDPEASGNDRFVAMDLLRNAAISSGGVLPMCQDTGTAIIMGKRSETVLTGGADEQALARGVFEAYQELNLRYSQMAPVTFWDEKNTGTNLPAQIEVFHKPGQEPVYEFLFMAKGGGSANKTFLYQETKALLNPKRLASFLDEKLRSLGTAACPPYHLAVVVGGLSAEQNLKVAKLASARYLDNLPTEGSPLGNAFRDTDLEQQVLELTRDFGIGAQFGGKYFCHDVRVIRLPRHGASCPVGIAVSCSADRQAKARITPEGVFLEQLERDPAQYLPEVQGEDLSDEVVRIDLTRPMAEIREVLTKLPVKTRVSLTGPLVVARDIAHAKIKERLDAGEEMPQYLKDHPVYYAGPAKTPEGYASGSFGPTTAGRMDSYVEQFQAAGGSLVMLAKGNRSKQVTSACASYGGFYLGSIGGPAARLAQDCIRKVEVLEYPELGMEAVWKIEVEDFPAFVVVDDKGNDFFAETSAPTLQISFRR is encoded by the coding sequence GTGTACGCCGTGCCCACCACTTTCGAGTACACCGACGTCCTCCCGCTCGCGAAGGACACCGAGACCGAGTACCGCCTCGTCACCTCCGACGGGGTGAAGCTGATCGAGGCCGGTGACCGCAAGTTCCTCGAGATCGCGCCGGAGACTCTGACGCTGCTCGCGAAGGAAGCCATCCGCGACATCCAGCACCTGCTGCGACCGTCGCACCTCGCCCAGCTGCGCAAGATCATCGACGACCCCGAGGCGTCCGGCAACGACCGCTTCGTCGCGATGGACCTGCTGCGCAACGCGGCCATCTCCTCCGGCGGCGTGCTGCCGATGTGCCAGGACACCGGCACGGCGATCATCATGGGCAAGCGCTCGGAGACCGTCCTGACCGGCGGCGCCGACGAGCAGGCGCTGGCCCGCGGGGTCTTCGAGGCCTACCAGGAGCTCAACCTGCGGTACTCGCAGATGGCGCCGGTGACGTTCTGGGACGAGAAGAACACCGGCACCAACCTGCCCGCGCAGATCGAGGTCTTCCACAAGCCCGGCCAGGAACCGGTATATGAGTTCCTGTTCATGGCCAAGGGCGGCGGCAGCGCGAACAAGACGTTCCTCTACCAGGAGACGAAGGCGCTGCTGAACCCGAAGCGCCTCGCGTCGTTCCTCGACGAGAAGCTCCGCTCGCTCGGCACCGCGGCCTGCCCGCCCTACCACCTCGCGGTCGTGGTCGGCGGTCTGTCCGCCGAGCAGAACCTCAAGGTCGCGAAGCTCGCCTCCGCCCGCTACCTGGACAACCTGCCGACCGAGGGCTCGCCGCTGGGCAACGCCTTCCGCGACACCGACCTCGAACAGCAGGTCCTGGAGCTCACCCGCGACTTCGGCATCGGCGCCCAGTTCGGCGGCAAGTACTTCTGCCACGACGTGCGCGTCATCCGCCTCCCCCGCCACGGCGCGTCCTGCCCGGTCGGCATCGCGGTGTCCTGCTCGGCCGACCGCCAGGCCAAGGCCCGCATCACCCCCGAGGGCGTGTTCCTCGAACAGCTGGAACGCGACCCGGCCCAGTACCTGCCCGAGGTGCAGGGCGAGGACCTCTCCGACGAGGTCGTCCGCATCGACCTCACCCGCCCGATGGCCGAGATCCGCGAGGTCCTCACCAAGCTCCCGGTGAAGACCCGCGTGTCCCTGACCGGCCCGCTGGTCGTGGCCCGCGACATCGCGCACGCCAAGATCAAGGAACGCCTCGACGCCGGCGAGGAGATGCCGCAGTACCTGAAGGACCACCCGGTCTACTACGCGGGCCCGGCCAAGACCCCGGAGGGCTACGCCTCCGGCTCGTTCGGCCCGACCACCGCCGGCCGCATGGACAGCTACGTCGAGCAGTTCCAGGCCGCGGGCGGCTCACTGGTGATGCTCGCCAAGGGCAACCGCTCCAAGCAGGTGACGTCCGCGTGCGCCTCGTACGGCGGCTTCTACCTCGGCTCGATCGGCGGCCCGGCGGCACGCCTGGCCCAGGACTGCATCCGCAAGGTCGAGGTGCTCGAGTACCCGGAGCTCGGCATGGAGGCGGTCTGGAAGATCGAGGTGGAGGACTTCCCCGCGTTCGTCGTGGTCGACGACAAGGGCAACGACTTCTTCGCCGAGACCTCCGCGCCGACGCTGCAGATCAGCTTCCGCCGCTAG
- a CDS encoding carbohydrate ABC transporter permease — translation MSINSSRFDSAIGWSTRPDAWTSKGIRFVLSALAVILFCGPLLVIFSGAFEHNPDPTKLSIIPTNPSLLNFQVATENKIWHYLMNSLVIAGGALLLQLSVSVFAAYALARKKFRGQAVALLVILATMMLPEEVIAIPLSLVIGDLPLVHVSLKGTLLGVILPLGAWGFSIFVMTEFMKEIPAELEEAAKVDGAGELRLFAQIILPLCKPALGVIAVFGFNMIWEQYLLPLIVAADPSDYTLTVALLALRSDDMVGTGIVLAGALLALVPSLVVYLSLQKSFLRGITTGAIKG, via the coding sequence ATGAGCATCAACTCCAGCCGCTTCGACAGCGCCATCGGCTGGTCCACCCGTCCGGACGCGTGGACGTCCAAGGGCATCAGGTTCGTTCTCAGCGCCCTCGCTGTAATCCTTTTCTGCGGGCCGCTGCTGGTCATCTTCTCGGGTGCGTTCGAGCACAACCCCGACCCGACCAAGCTGTCGATCATCCCGACGAACCCGTCGCTGCTGAACTTCCAGGTGGCGACGGAGAACAAGATCTGGCACTACCTGATGAACTCCCTGGTCATCGCCGGTGGTGCGCTGCTGCTGCAGCTCTCGGTGAGCGTGTTCGCCGCGTACGCGCTGGCGCGCAAGAAGTTCCGCGGCCAGGCCGTCGCGCTGCTGGTCATCCTCGCCACGATGATGTTGCCGGAGGAGGTCATCGCGATCCCGCTGTCGCTGGTGATCGGAGACCTGCCGCTGGTGCACGTGAGTCTGAAGGGCACCCTGCTGGGCGTCATCCTCCCGTTGGGGGCGTGGGGTTTCTCCATCTTCGTCATGACGGAGTTCATGAAGGAGATCCCCGCGGAGCTGGAGGAAGCGGCCAAAGTGGACGGTGCGGGGGAGCTGCGCCTCTTCGCGCAGATCATCCTCCCGCTGTGCAAGCCGGCGCTCGGCGTCATCGCCGTGTTCGGCTTCAACATGATCTGGGAGCAGTACCTGCTTCCCCTGATCGTCGCCGCTGACCCCTCCGATTACACGCTCACGGTCGCACTCCTCGCGCTCCGCTCCGACGACATGGTCGGGACGGGCATCGTGCTGGCCGGTGCGTTGCTGGCGCTGGTACCGAGCCTGGTCGTGTACCTGTCGCTGCAGAAGTCCTTCCTGCGTGGGATCACCACCGGAGCGATCAAGGGATGA
- a CDS encoding glucarate dehydratase family protein → MKITEIVLTPIAFRDPPLLNSAGVHEPWALRTIVEVRTDEGISGLGETYGDLGHLERSRSVVDSLVGLDVFALNEMHARVAAVLGGTVGLDKHGLTGNITAESTVDRVFSSFEVACLDIQGKALGRPVHDLLGGAVRSAVPYSAYLFYKWDGHPGAEPDEWGEAVDPAGIVAQAAKMISEYGFGSIKLKGGVFPPEQEIEAIRALREAFPDHPLRLDPNAAWSTATSLKVAAELDGVVEYLEDPTAGIPGMAEVAAQAPMPLATNMCVVAFEHLKQSVELDAVQVVLSDHHYWGGLQRSRQLGMICQTFGIGLSMHSNSHLGISLAAMTHLAAATPNLNYACDTHYPWNAADEVVEPGVLSFVDGAVPVPTGPGLGVSLDRDALARLAENYARCGITARDDTGYMQKFDPSYERKRPRW, encoded by the coding sequence GTGAAGATCACCGAGATCGTCCTGACGCCGATCGCGTTCCGGGACCCGCCGCTGCTGAACTCGGCCGGCGTGCACGAGCCGTGGGCGCTGCGCACGATCGTCGAGGTGCGCACCGACGAGGGCATCTCCGGGCTGGGGGAGACCTACGGCGACCTCGGGCACCTGGAGCGCTCGCGGTCCGTTGTGGACTCCCTGGTCGGGCTTGATGTTTTTGCTCTCAACGAGATGCACGCGCGGGTCGCCGCTGTTCTCGGCGGCACGGTGGGGCTGGACAAGCACGGGCTGACCGGCAACATCACCGCGGAGAGCACGGTCGACCGGGTGTTCTCGTCGTTCGAGGTCGCCTGCCTGGACATCCAGGGCAAGGCGCTGGGACGCCCGGTCCACGACCTGCTGGGCGGTGCGGTGCGGTCGGCCGTGCCGTACTCCGCCTACCTGTTCTACAAGTGGGACGGGCACCCCGGTGCCGAGCCGGACGAGTGGGGCGAGGCGGTCGACCCCGCCGGGATCGTGGCGCAGGCTGCCAAGATGATCTCGGAGTACGGGTTCGGGTCGATCAAGCTCAAGGGCGGTGTCTTCCCGCCGGAGCAGGAGATCGAGGCGATCCGGGCGCTGCGCGAGGCGTTCCCGGACCACCCGCTGCGGCTGGACCCGAACGCGGCCTGGTCGACCGCGACGTCGCTGAAGGTCGCGGCCGAGCTCGACGGCGTGGTGGAGTACCTGGAGGACCCGACCGCGGGGATCCCCGGAATGGCCGAGGTGGCCGCGCAGGCGCCGATGCCGTTGGCCACCAACATGTGCGTGGTCGCCTTCGAGCACCTCAAGCAGTCGGTGGAGCTGGACGCCGTGCAGGTCGTCCTGTCCGACCACCACTACTGGGGCGGGCTGCAGCGGTCGCGGCAGCTGGGCATGATCTGCCAGACGTTCGGCATCGGGCTGTCGATGCACTCGAACTCGCACCTGGGGATCTCGCTGGCGGCGATGACGCACCTGGCCGCGGCGACGCCGAACCTGAACTACGCCTGCGACACCCACTACCCGTGGAACGCGGCGGACGAGGTCGTCGAGCCGGGCGTGCTGTCCTTCGTGGACGGTGCGGTGCCGGTGCCGACCGGTCCCGGCCTCGGGGTGTCGCTGGACCGCGACGCGCTGGCGCGACTGGCCGAGAACTACGCGCGGTGCGGCATCACGGCTCGTGACGACACGGGCTACATGCAGAAGTTCGACCCGAGCTACGAGAGGAAGCGTCCCCGGTGGTGA
- a CDS encoding DUF3099 domain-containing protein, translating into MEPGGGVVSSPDRNDTPVLITEAAPSYEEQHAARRRKYAIMMSLRFPCLILAALFAHTWWLALFFIVLSVPLPWMAVLIANDRPPRKTEKVNRHQVERKAIAPKSTTVIDG; encoded by the coding sequence ATGGAACCCGGAGGTGGTGTCGTGAGCAGTCCCGACCGGAACGACACCCCGGTGTTGATCACCGAGGCGGCCCCGTCCTACGAGGAACAGCACGCCGCCCGGCGCCGCAAGTACGCGATCATGATGAGTCTGCGGTTCCCGTGCCTCATCCTCGCGGCGCTGTTCGCGCACACGTGGTGGCTGGCGCTGTTCTTCATCGTGCTGTCCGTGCCGCTGCCGTGGATGGCCGTGCTGATCGCGAACGACCGGCCGCCGCGCAAGACCGAGAAGGTGAACCGCCACCAGGTCGAACGCAAGGCCATCGCACCGAAGAGCACGACCGTCATCGACGGCTAG
- a CDS encoding carbohydrate ABC transporter permease has translation MRRRRRRRLTGATSKGPAWVPWLFLLPAALIFLVFKFIPMAEGIRLSLFEVRPFLGDIYVGFENYATILQDEKFLTASWHTIVLAGGQTIGAMVIGFLLALLLEGHTKSLWFVRSAVFLPVVAATAVIGEIWRLFFYPAPEGFLNELISWVGLGPWEYIHDTDTSLVSVMFVGIWKHAPYDMVLILAGLAGIDRQQYEAAAIDGASTWQRIRSVTLPALRPVITILLTLAAIRGLRVFTEVYVLTGGGPAGSTDVWMTRVYTTAFEQSEAGLASAGSVLLFLVTLVLTVSVQWYRRRREAR, from the coding sequence GTGAGGCGGCGCCGCCGGCGTCGCCTCACGGGAGCCACCTCGAAGGGACCGGCCTGGGTCCCGTGGCTCTTCCTGCTCCCCGCCGCGCTGATCTTCCTGGTCTTCAAGTTCATCCCGATGGCGGAAGGCATCCGGCTCTCGCTCTTCGAGGTCCGGCCGTTCCTCGGTGACATCTACGTCGGCTTCGAGAACTACGCGACGATCCTGCAGGACGAGAAGTTCCTGACCGCCAGCTGGCACACCATCGTGCTGGCCGGCGGTCAGACGATCGGCGCCATGGTCATCGGCTTCCTGCTGGCGTTGCTGCTGGAAGGCCACACGAAGTCGCTGTGGTTCGTGCGGTCCGCGGTGTTCCTCCCGGTGGTCGCCGCGACGGCGGTCATCGGTGAGATCTGGCGGCTCTTCTTCTACCCGGCGCCGGAAGGCTTCCTCAACGAGCTCATCTCGTGGGTGGGCCTCGGGCCGTGGGAGTACATCCACGACACCGACACCTCGCTGGTGTCGGTCATGTTCGTCGGCATCTGGAAGCACGCGCCGTACGACATGGTGCTGATCCTCGCCGGTCTGGCCGGCATCGACCGCCAGCAGTACGAGGCCGCCGCGATCGACGGCGCCTCGACCTGGCAGCGGATCCGGAGCGTGACGCTGCCCGCGTTGCGGCCGGTGATCACGATCCTGCTGACCCTGGCGGCAATTCGCGGCCTGCGCGTGTTCACCGAGGTCTACGTGCTGACCGGCGGTGGTCCGGCCGGCTCGACCGACGTCTGGATGACCCGCGTCTACACCACCGCGTTCGAACAGTCGGAAGCCGGTCTCGCCTCCGCTGGTTCGGTGTTGCTGTTCCTTGTCACACTGGTGTTGACGGTGTCCGTGCAGTGGTACCGGCGACGGAGGGAGGCGCGATGA
- the dtd gene encoding D-aminoacyl-tRNA deacylase — protein MKAVVARVTEASVEVEGEIVGAISEPGLLVLLGVHHDDSDAHAAKMARKLHGLRILDDEQSCESTGAPLLVVSQFTLYGDTRKGRRPSWTAAARPEHAEPLVNAVVAELRQMGARVETGRFRTEMKVRSVNDGPFTVLVEV, from the coding sequence GTGAAAGCGGTTGTGGCGCGCGTCACAGAGGCGAGTGTGGAAGTCGAAGGGGAGATCGTCGGCGCGATCTCCGAGCCCGGATTGCTGGTCCTGCTCGGTGTGCACCACGACGACTCGGACGCCCACGCGGCCAAGATGGCGCGCAAGCTGCACGGTCTGCGGATCCTGGACGACGAGCAGTCCTGCGAGTCGACCGGCGCTCCCCTGCTGGTCGTCAGCCAGTTCACCCTCTACGGGGACACCCGCAAGGGCCGCCGTCCGTCCTGGACGGCGGCCGCGCGGCCGGAGCACGCGGAACCCTTGGTGAACGCCGTCGTGGCGGAGCTGCGCCAAATGGGCGCGCGGGTCGAAACGGGACGTTTCCGTACCGAGATGAAGGTGCGGAGCGTGAACGACGGGCCGTTCACGGTGCTCGTGGAGGTCTGA
- a CDS encoding DUF3039 domain-containing protein, protein MSTQTLPEVDVRPDETDQSSDDAPKMFHYVRKAKIAESAVMGTHVVALCGEVFPVTRSPKPGSPVCPDCKKIYENLPDGGGEE, encoded by the coding sequence GTGAGCACCCAGACTCTCCCCGAGGTCGACGTACGGCCGGACGAGACCGACCAGTCCTCGGACGACGCCCCGAAGATGTTCCACTACGTGCGCAAGGCGAAGATCGCCGAGAGCGCCGTGATGGGCACCCACGTGGTCGCACTGTGCGGCGAGGTCTTCCCGGTCACGCGGTCGCCGAAGCCCGGCTCGCCGGTGTGCCCGGACTGCAAGAAGATCTACGAGAACCTGCCTGACGGCGGCGGCGAGGAATAA